The genome window CTGCCGGGACGGGCGAGCTGAAGATGTCGGAGACCGTGGAACGCATCAGCGGTTTGAAGGAGTGTCAGGAAGTGGCCCAGCGTGCGGACAGACAACCTTAGCCCGCAAAGTTCCCTCGACTCTTACGGCCTCGAAAGCTTTGATGATCCGCCACGTGCTGCGGCGCGGCATCGCGGATTAATCGATACAACCCGACCTGGGTGATGCGGATTCTCCTCATTGCGATGGTTTGTTCGGCGACGTCTCTGTTGCGGGGTCGCCGTTCAGTGGTCTTCAGCCGGGTCCAGGGGAACCCTGGTGGGGGATGCAAGGGGGCAACGCCCTCTTGCCCGCCGGAGGCCTGGCCGTCGAGAGATATCTGAAGGAGTGTGTGTGCCCGAACGCGGATACCGTGCCGGATGCCCCCTCACCAACCCGCGGAGAGTCAAAAGCGGACGGTGAGTCCTCAACGCCGGTACCACAAAGGGAACGGCCGTTGTGTCCCACGGTTCCGCTACGAAAGTGCCTCCGGCGGCAAGGGGGTGAGACCCCCTTGACCCCAGCTGCCGTGGCACGTTGGGTTTGAGCTAACGAGTCGCGCCGCCCAGAACGTTGTTCGAGCCAGCGGGATGGGACTTCACTGACCAGGAGACGACGAGTTCGTCGCTGTCAGCCACTCGCGAACGCGCGGGAGCAGCCGCTCGTGCGCATCCTCAAAGACGTAGTGGCCCGCGTCAGCAAGGCGGAACGTTTCCGCGTCCGGGAAGCGCTCGATCCATTCGTCGAGGAAATCCGTCGTGAAGCACCAGTCCTGCTCCCCCCACGGCAGCAGCATCGGGCGACCCCGGAACTGAGCCAGCCCCTGCTCGACTTCAACGAGCCGCTGATAGCTTCGGTGCGTCGGCTGGAGCGGGATGTCTTTCACGAACTCATGGACGGCGACGCGGTGTTCCCAGGAGTCGTAGGGGGCAACGTATCCCGCCTTGATCGCCGGGGTCATGCGCTCGTGGTGGCTGACCGCCATGGTCAGGGCGGCGACGCTGAAGAGGTTCATCCCTTTGACGCCGATGGCTCCCAGTCCCGGCACGCGGCAGATCGAGATCCGCAGCGGGATCCGCTTGGAGCGGAAGGCGGCGGTGTTCATGAGGCAGAAGCGGCGGAAGCGATCCGGCCGGCGAACGGCGGCTCCCATGCCGATGCAGCCCCCCCAGTCGTGGCCGAAGAGGGTGATGTCCTTGAGGCCGAGCCGGTCGATGAGCGTGACCAGGTTGTCGATGTGCTGGCCGAGGGTGTAGGAGTAGTCGAGGGGCTTGTCGGAGCGGCCGCAGCCGACGTGGTCGACGGCGATGCAGCGGTGGTCGCGGGAGAGGTCTTTGACGAAGTTCCGCCAGGCGAAGCTCCAGGTCGGATTGCCGTGGACGAAGAGGAGGGTGGGGCCTTGTCCCTCGTCGACATAGCGGTACTGCACGCCGTCCAGGTCGAGGGCATGGGGTGCGAAAGGGTATTCGTTCGCGAAGGGGGCGGTCGAGAACGGGAGTCGCGCGTCGGAGTCGGGTGTGGCGGCAGCGGCGGCGGGATCGGTCACGACGGTCTCGGAAGTCGGCGGAGGGAAAGTTAGAGACTTTCGCGAATTGTGGTCGTGAGAGCAAATCACGGTTCCGGGCGGCCCAAACCGTCATCTTTTCTCTGCTCCAACACCGTCCTGGCCGGCACAGCGCTGATAGCTCAAACCCATCGTTCCACGGCAGCTGGGGTCAAGGGGCCAAGGAAACAACACAGGCCCCCTTGCCGCCGGAGGCATTTTCGTAGCGGAACCGTGGGACACAACGGATGTTCGCCTTGTGGGACCGGCGTTGAGGATTCCACGCTCGCCCTGGAATCCCTGCGGGTTGGTGAGGGGGCATCCGGCACGGCGTCCGCGCTTGGACACGTAGTCTTTCAGACATCTCTCGACGGCCAGGCCTCCGGCGGGCAAGAGGGCGTTGCCCCCTTGCATCCCCCACCAGGGTCGCCCCTGGACCCGGTTAGGGGTCGATCGATGTTTCTCGCAGAGACTTGGCCGCTTCTTCCGGCGGAACGGCATTGATGTAGAACCCGCTCCCCCACTCAAAACCCGCCACACCCGACAACCGCGGAAAGATCTCAATGTGCCACGCATAATGCGGCAACTCGGGCCCGAACGGTGCCGTGTGCAACACAAAGTTGTACGGCGGATCATCCAGACACGCCTCCATCTTCATCAGCGTCTGCTTCAGCACGACCCCCAACTCCTCAATGGCGTGCTTCGTCACATTCTCATAATGGCTGGACTGCGCCTTCGGCACGATCCACGTCTCAAACGGGAACCGGCTCGCAAACGGACAGAAGACCAGGAAGTCCGGCGTATCAATCACGACCCGCTTGTCGGTCGCCAGCTCCTGCTGAATCATGTCGGAGTAAATGCACCGGCCCCGATACCGGAAATACGCCTCCGACCCGTCGAGCTCTTCTTGAACGGCGATCGGAACGATCGGATTCACGATCAGCTGCGAGTGCGAATGCGGCAACGTCGCCCCCGCCCTGGCACCCTTGTTCTTGAAGATCAGCCCGTGAACGAGCCGCTGATCCCGCTTCAGGTCGACGAGCCGGTCCCGATAGATCCACAGGATCTCCCGGATGTTCTCCACCGACAGCCGCGCCATGTTGGTCTCGAAGTGCGGGCACTCCACGATCACCTCGTGAGCCCCCACCCCGGTCATCTTGTCGTACATCCCGTCGCCGCGACGCTCGAGCGGATGGTTCACGCCCAGGGCCGGAAACCGGTTCGGGATCACGCGGACCCGCCAGCCCGGCCCGTTCGGGTTGGTCCCGTGATGCCGGTAGGCAATGATCTCCGGCGTCGTGGCGTCTTCGTTCCCTTCCAGGAACGGGTCGTACGCGCCGGGGGGAACTTCATCCACGGCGCGAAGGTTCTGCGGCCGGCTGATCCGTTCCGGGGCGATGATGACCCAGCGGCCGACGATCGGGTCTTTCCGAAGTTCCGACATGACATGCTCTCTCTTTCGATGCGCCTCAGGCGTTGCAGTTTTCTAGTGCGTCGACGCCGTGCGCGAAAGATGGCCTGATTGAAAACCACGCCATCAGCCTACAATTCAGGAACGCGAGTCACTATCGGCCGGTCCGCCGCAGGGCCGCCGGCCGCGACACGGAAAGCGAGCGTCATGCGACAGGATCTGTTGAGCCCCGAACGCCTGGAACAGGGCTACGTCATTGTCCTCCCCGGAATCGAGGGACACAGCTTCTGGAACAAGAGCATCGTCAACGGGCTCGTCGATGCCGGCCTCCCTTACGGAATCGAGATCCACGACTGGACCTTTACCCGGCACATCCCGCTCATCAACCTCCGCTTCGGCCGCCACCACCGCTCCCAGTCAGACATCATCGCCGGCAAGATCGTCCGCTACCGCGAACAGCATCCCGACGCCCCGCTCTATCTCATCGGCCACTCCGGCGGCGGGGCGATGACCCTCTACTCCCTGGCGAAGCTTCCCGAGGGGGTGAACGTCACCGGCGGACTGCTGCTGGGCCCGGCGATCAGTCCCGTCTATGACCTGCAGCCCGCTCTGCAGCACACGACGCGCGGCCTCTGGAATTTCCCCTCGGTGTTCGACGTCCTCTTCCTGGCGCTGGGGACGACGATCTTCGGCACGATCGACGGCCACCACTGGGCCGCGGCCGGGTGTCTCGGCTTCCGGGGAACCGAGTGTCCAACCGGCGAGGCCTGCCTCGATCCGCACTACCGCGAGATCCCGTTCCGCTTCGAGATGTCGCGGCACTGGAACTTCGGGGGCCATTTCGGCTACGTGAACCGCCGGTTCGTGGCGCACTGGCTCGCTCCGATCCTCCGCGGGGGCGACGTCCCCCGGCACGCGCTGGGACGGATCGCCCGCAGAGTGGTCGAGGACCTGGGGACGAGGGTCTAGGGACCGAAGAGGAGTGGACCTTCCAACCGGATTGAGACTGGCCACTTCTAAGGACACCATCAATGCGAAGCCTCTTCTCCCTGGACTCTCGTCCCTAGATCCTCGTCCCCCCTCCTCCTCTCGACTCTCAAGAACAATGGACTACCGGGACGACGCCGAC of Planctomyces sp. SH-PL14 contains these proteins:
- a CDS encoding alpha/beta fold hydrolase encodes the protein MTDPAAAAATPDSDARLPFSTAPFANEYPFAPHALDLDGVQYRYVDEGQGPTLLFVHGNPTWSFAWRNFVKDLSRDHRCIAVDHVGCGRSDKPLDYSYTLGQHIDNLVTLIDRLGLKDITLFGHDWGGCIGMGAAVRRPDRFRRFCLMNTAAFRSKRIPLRISICRVPGLGAIGVKGMNLFSVAALTMAVSHHERMTPAIKAGYVAPYDSWEHRVAVHEFVKDIPLQPTHRSYQRLVEVEQGLAQFRGRPMLLPWGEQDWCFTTDFLDEWIERFPDAETFRLADAGHYVFEDAHERLLPRVREWLTATNSSSPGQ
- the galT gene encoding galactose-1-phosphate uridylyltransferase, which encodes MSELRKDPIVGRWVIIAPERISRPQNLRAVDEVPPGAYDPFLEGNEDATTPEIIAYRHHGTNPNGPGWRVRVIPNRFPALGVNHPLERRGDGMYDKMTGVGAHEVIVECPHFETNMARLSVENIREILWIYRDRLVDLKRDQRLVHGLIFKNKGARAGATLPHSHSQLIVNPIVPIAVQEELDGSEAYFRYRGRCIYSDMIQQELATDKRVVIDTPDFLVFCPFASRFPFETWIVPKAQSSHYENVTKHAIEELGVVLKQTLMKMEACLDDPPYNFVLHTAPFGPELPHYAWHIEIFPRLSGVAGFEWGSGFYINAVPPEEAAKSLRETSIDP